The Mesorhizobium sp. B2-8-5 genome segment TCGGTCACCGACCGCATTGTCGTGCTGCGCCACGGCAGGGCGGACGCCGATCTCGTCACCGCCAACACCAATATGAACGAAGTCGTCAGCCGCATCGTTGGCGGCGGCGATACGGCCGCAGCGGCGGCGCATGAGCAACGAGGCTGACATGAACACCTTCGGACTACACACTTTCGCCATCGCACCGGTCTGGGACCTTGCCCGCATCGAGCCGCAGATGGACAGGCTCAAGGAATACGGCATCGGGCTGATGGAGATCCCTTTGCTTCGGCCTGAGGAGATCGACACCAAGCGGACGCGCAGCTTTGCCAATCACTATCGTGTTGAACTGGTCCCCTCGCTCGGCCTGCCGCGCGCGCTCGATGTGGTCGAACGGCCGGACGAGGCGCTGGATTTCCTCGAACCGGCTTTCCGGGTCTGCAATGAGGTCGGCGCGGAAGCGCTCGGCGGCGTCACCTACGGCACGATCGGCAAGACCACCGGTCGCGCGCCGACGCAAAGGGAAATCGACGGTATGTGCCGTTTCCTCGAACGCGCGGCGAAGGCGGCGAAGTCGCGCGGCCTGAAGCTCGGCATCGAGCCCTGCAACCGATACGAGACGCACCTGATCAACCGCGGCATCGACGCGGCAAAGATCATCGAGCGCATCGGCGCGCCCAACATCTTCATTCATCTCGACACCTATCACATGCATATCGAGGAAGAGAGCTTTGCTTCCGGTTTCGAGGCGGCGGCGCCCTATCTCGGCTATGTGCATGTGTCGGAAGCCAACCGCGGCGTGCCGGGGCGTGGCATGCTGAACTGGGCGGCCTGCATGAAGGCCATCGCCGACATCGGCTATCAGGGCGCGATCACGCTCGAAAGCATGAACCATGTCGACGTCGACATTGCCGGCGGGCTCGCGGTGTGGCGGCCGGTGGCGGAAGATCCGCGCGACGTCATCGAGGTTGGCCTGCCGTTCCTGCGCGAGGAGGCGAAGAAGGCGGGGCTGACGCTGGGGTGAGCTCATATCTTCCTTCCCCCACACAAGGGGAGAAGGGAAAAAGCAGGCGCCTCTCAGAACGGATAGTGCTGTCCGGGATCCTCGATCGTCACCCAGCGCAGGTCGGTGAATTCGGCGATCGAGGCCTTGCCGCCGAAGCGGCCGTAACCCGAGCCCTTGACGCCGCCGAACGGCATCTGCGCCTCGTCGCCGACGGTCGGGCCGTTGATGTGGCAGATGCCGGCCTGGATGCGCGCGGCTATCGCCATGGCGCGGCGGATGTCGCGGCTGAACACGGCGGAGGACAGGCCGTATTCGGTGTCGTTGGCGACGCGCACGGCCTCGTCGTCGCCTTTGACGCGAATGACCGGCTTCACCGGACCGAAGGATTCTTCCGCATAGACGCGCATGGCGGGCGTCACGTGATC includes the following:
- a CDS encoding sugar phosphate isomerase/epimerase family protein, yielding MNTFGLHTFAIAPVWDLARIEPQMDRLKEYGIGLMEIPLLRPEEIDTKRTRSFANHYRVELVPSLGLPRALDVVERPDEALDFLEPAFRVCNEVGAEALGGVTYGTIGKTTGRAPTQREIDGMCRFLERAAKAAKSRGLKLGIEPCNRYETHLINRGIDAAKIIERIGAPNIFIHLDTYHMHIEEESFASGFEAAAPYLGYVHVSEANRGVPGRGMLNWAACMKAIADIGYQGAITLESMNHVDVDIAGGLAVWRPVAEDPRDVIEVGLPFLREEAKKAGLTLG